The following are from one region of the Flavobacteriaceae bacterium UJ101 genome:
- the prc|ctpA gene encoding C-terminal processing peptidase (KEGG: pseo:OM33_19115 carboxyl-terminal processing protease) — translation MKHTIILFLISSLSFSYVSSQENKVDPSKIKDDLNEIISDLGQNYIYLEEKNVDLACIKKYYENQIQHIKTKDQTVLLFEYLLDEFYDSHLILNTNVNESFRLFSPVYALFKNEKPIVSSIWQSQIENLDQNLIGAELLKINGIDFSKAIEQFPTQCNNKNSLAVREWILNKILAGQYNKPRVLTLKLHNNKIIQFDLDKLKVKSNTELLTSTIKDDIGIIRIHNSLGNNNLINEFDKALHNLIHTKGLIIDLRNTVDGGNSYVARGIMGRFIDQSKPYQKHWTIEQYDRDTKIERSWVEYVSPRKETYKKPIIILVGRWTGSMGEGIAIGFEGMERATIMGTEMERLAGEVNNFSFQNQKFGYQLSTAKLFHIDGTPREQYIPKHYIQQSTIKKDETLQRGIELIKEIIK, via the coding sequence ATGAAACATACTATTATCCTATTCTTAATTAGTTCCTTAAGCTTTTCTTATGTAAGTTCACAAGAAAACAAAGTTGATCCTTCCAAAATTAAAGACGATTTAAATGAAATTATTTCTGATTTAGGACAAAACTATATCTATCTCGAAGAAAAAAATGTTGATTTAGCTTGTATTAAAAAATACTACGAAAACCAAATACAACATATTAAAACAAAAGATCAAACTGTTCTTTTATTCGAATATTTATTAGATGAGTTTTATGATAGTCATTTAATTTTAAACACCAATGTAAATGAATCATTTCGATTATTCTCACCTGTTTATGCATTATTTAAAAATGAGAAACCTATCGTTTCAAGCATTTGGCAATCCCAAATAGAAAATCTTGATCAGAATTTAATTGGCGCCGAACTACTAAAAATAAATGGAATTGATTTCAGCAAAGCTATTGAACAATTTCCAACACAATGCAATAACAAAAATTCATTAGCTGTTAGAGAATGGATACTCAATAAAATATTAGCGGGGCAATATAATAAACCTAGAGTCTTAACCTTAAAATTACACAACAATAAAATTATTCAATTTGATTTAGATAAGCTTAAAGTTAAATCGAACACTGAACTTCTAACATCAACTATAAAAGATGACATTGGAATAATAAGAATTCATAATTCTTTAGGAAACAATAACCTTATCAATGAATTTGATAAAGCACTTCATAATTTGATCCATACTAAAGGATTGATTATTGATTTGAGAAATACTGTAGATGGGGGAAATTCTTATGTAGCCCGAGGAATCATGGGGCGATTTATTGACCAATCAAAACCTTATCAAAAACATTGGACAATTGAACAATATGATAGAGATACAAAAATTGAAAGAAGTTGGGTTGAATATGTAAGTCCTAGGAAAGAAACCTATAAAAAACCTATTATCATTTTAGTAGGTCGCTGGACAGGAAGTATGGGAGAAGGAATTGCAATTGGATTTGAGGGTATGGAAAGAGCCACTATAATGGGTACCGAAATGGAGCGATTAGCTGGTGAGGTGAATAATTTTTCATTTCAAAATCAAAAATTTGGTTATCAACTTTCAACTGCCAAATTATTCCATATTGATGGAACACCAAGAGAACAATACATTCCAAAACATTATATACAACAATCCACTATAAAAAAAGATGAAACACTTCAAAGGGGAATTGAATTAATAAAAGAAATCATCAAATAG
- a CDS encoding thioredoxin-like protein YneN (Belongs to the thioredoxin family; Contains 1 thioredoxin domain.), which yields MKYLKFVTLFLIGSLFFIKCTSSKEKNTVTAHQDNIQLIYRYNLDKIDTVLTKKNQAVAFNFDEELQNGMLFHPKTNTRIPLYLGNNKTNSVIIDSLSNRQLYFHYNGENAPINQYILKSFDAQQMLMRGMQDDYPSFKAIINKAVSLRRAQLDSLSDEDFKKIETITIDYLPKNLKLTYAFQHALREQKNVDSIDSEITQLINEKPIEDPSLLKSDSYKNYLNMMSQINFFKTNPDLLNSIYDHLIYSQHYFQNEEIIATVGENLINLYLKFTKDTSHDNEVKDFINQYITKTAKKEQFLNQFKERNKFSKGQTAPTFSGIDINGKTIHSTDLKGKYLVVDVWATWCGPCIKEAPFFKKLAEQYKNDDRIEFISISIDQNKKAWEKFLQKEKPSWLNLWVENDFQSSLALDYEIKGIPYFMIIDPDGKFATSSASRPSDKMGEQITHLLK from the coding sequence ATGAAATATTTAAAATTTGTTACGTTATTCCTTATTGGATCTTTGTTTTTTATCAAATGTACATCTTCTAAAGAAAAAAATACAGTGACAGCTCATCAAGATAATATTCAATTAATTTATCGTTATAATTTAGATAAAATTGATACTGTACTTACTAAAAAAAATCAAGCCGTTGCTTTTAATTTTGATGAAGAACTGCAAAATGGAATGCTTTTTCACCCTAAAACGAACACTCGTATTCCACTTTATTTAGGAAATAATAAAACAAATTCTGTTATTATTGATAGTTTGAGCAATCGTCAACTCTATTTTCACTATAACGGAGAAAATGCCCCTATAAATCAATATATTTTAAAAAGTTTTGATGCTCAACAAATGCTTATGAGAGGGATGCAAGATGATTATCCTTCATTTAAAGCCATTATCAATAAAGCCGTATCATTAAGAAGAGCACAACTGGATAGTCTTTCTGATGAGGATTTCAAAAAAATTGAAACCATCACAATTGATTACCTTCCAAAGAATTTAAAATTAACATATGCTTTTCAACATGCACTACGAGAACAAAAAAACGTAGACTCAATTGATTCAGAAATCACACAACTAATTAATGAAAAGCCAATTGAGGATCCTTCTTTATTAAAATCAGATAGTTATAAAAACTATTTGAATATGATGAGTCAAATTAACTTTTTTAAAACAAATCCTGATCTATTAAACTCCATTTACGATCATTTGATTTATAGCCAACATTATTTTCAAAATGAAGAAATTATTGCTACTGTAGGTGAAAACTTGATTAACTTGTATCTTAAATTTACAAAAGATACTTCTCATGATAATGAAGTAAAAGATTTTATTAATCAATACATCACAAAAACAGCTAAAAAAGAACAATTTTTAAATCAATTTAAAGAACGAAATAAGTTTTCAAAAGGACAAACTGCTCCTACCTTTTCAGGTATCGATATTAATGGTAAAACCATCCATTCTACTGATTTAAAAGGTAAATACTTAGTTGTAGATGTTTGGGCTACTTGGTGTGGTCCCTGCATTAAAGAAGCCCCTTTTTTCAAAAAACTTGCTGAACAATATAAAAATGATGATCGAATAGAATTTATTAGTATTTCAATTGATCAAAATAAAAAGGCTTGGGAAAAATTCCTTCAAAAGGAAAAACCTTCTTGGTTAAATCTTTGGGTAGAAAATGATTTTCAATCTTCATTGGCTCTTGATTATGAAATTAAAGGAATTCCTTACTTCATGATTATTGATCCTGATGGAAAATTTGCTACTTCATCAGCAAGTAGACCTTCTGATAAAATGGGAGAACAAATTACACACTTACTAAAGTAA
- the rluB gene encoding 23S rRNA pseudouridine(2605) synthase (Responsible for synthesis of pseudouridine from uracil- 2604 in 23S ribosomal RNA; Belongs to the pseudouridine synthase RsuA family; Contains 1 S4 RNA-binding domain.; KEGG: pnu:Pnuc_1230 23S rRNA pseudouridine2605 synthase), with translation MENNNQNSVNLNKFISQTGVCSRREAEKFITAERVTINGKIAQLGNRVFEGDIVEIDGKPLKEKPKTLYIAFNKPIGIVCTTDRKEPRNIIDYINHSERLFPIGRLDKPSQGLIFLTNDGNIVNKILRAGNHHEKEYIVTVKEKITSEFIARMAKGVPILGTITKKCNVKKVNDFTFKIILTQGLNRQIRRMCEYLGYEVTKLKRLRIMNVNLQGIKVGEWRELTEDEMHKINQMIAHSSKTEEASKDHNRYKKRNYRKSR, from the coding sequence TTGGAAAATAACAATCAAAATTCAGTCAATTTAAATAAATTTATTAGTCAAACTGGAGTATGCTCTCGAAGAGAAGCAGAAAAATTTATTACGGCTGAACGCGTAACTATTAATGGTAAAATTGCACAATTAGGAAATCGTGTTTTTGAAGGTGATATAGTAGAAATTGATGGAAAACCTTTAAAAGAAAAACCTAAAACATTATATATTGCATTTAATAAACCTATTGGTATTGTTTGTACAACGGATCGCAAAGAACCTCGTAATATCATTGATTATATTAACCATTCTGAACGTCTTTTCCCTATTGGTCGCTTAGATAAACCTTCTCAAGGATTAATTTTTCTTACCAATGATGGAAATATTGTCAATAAAATTTTACGTGCGGGTAATCATCATGAAAAAGAATATATTGTTACTGTAAAAGAGAAAATCACTTCTGAATTTATAGCACGAATGGCTAAAGGAGTTCCTATTTTAGGCACTATTACTAAAAAATGTAATGTTAAAAAAGTAAATGATTTCACTTTTAAAATTATCCTTACACAAGGTCTAAACCGTCAAATACGACGCATGTGTGAATACTTAGGTTATGAAGTAACGAAGTTAAAACGTTTACGCATTATGAATGTAAATCTTCAAGGTATTAAAGTAGGTGAATGGCGCGAATTAACAGAAGATGAAATGCATAAAATCAATCAAATGATTGCACATTCTTCCAAAACAGAAGAAGCTTCCAAAGATCACAATCGATATAAAAAAAGAAACTATAGGAAAAGTCGTTAG